AGTGAAGAAGAGAATTAAGAGAAAGCATGTAGATTGTATTGATTATCTTGATTGAACTGTACACTTGGTAGGTATTTATACACTAGTTCAATGATTAACTACTTCTAACTACCTTAACTAATCTTGATCAACCCCTTAACTAACTGCTAATACAGTGACTAAATAATTTAGACATTTACTAAACTACCCTTGCTTGTTGCTTACTCTCAACACTCTCCCTCAAGCTAGGAGTAGTGAAGATGTCCTGCAGTCCAAGCTTAGAGCTAAGATAGTGGTGTTGAACTTTTGTAAGTCCTTTGGTTAGTAAGTCAACTGGATTATCCCTTGTTGAAACATATCTGGTTGTCACCATTCCTTGATTGATCTTCTCCCGAATGTAATGGCAATCTACTTCAATGTATTTGGTTCATTCATGGTAAACTGGATTGGCTACTATTTGCATTACTGCTTTACTGTCTGTGAATATTTGAACAGGTTACTTTACCTCAATACCAATCTCTTTCATCTATCCCAAGATCCAAACTAATTCAGTAACTGTTGTAGCCATGCTCCTGTATTCAGATTCTGCAGAGCTTCTAGACACTGtgttttgtttctttgatttccatgACACCAGTGAGTCACCTAGTTTCACAAAGTACCCTGAAACTGACTTTCTAGGGTGAGGACATGCTGCCCAGTCAGCATCATAGTATGTTGTGATATCAGTGTTGCTCTTACCGGATAAAAGTACACCTTGACCTGGATTATTCTTGATGTACCTCACAACTCTCATAGCAGCTTCCATGTGATAATGTTTTGGCTGTTGCAAGTACTGACTTAGAGTTTGTACTGCAAAAGATATATCAGGTCTTGTCGTGGTAAAATATAGAAGTTTACCTATTAACCTTTGATACTTTCCTTGGTCAGCTAAAGAATCATTTACTACAGAAGATTCAGTGCTTTTGATATAGTCACCAAACTCTTTGATTGTCTGCTTTGTGTTTGTATCTACATATGTTGCTGAAGGTTTTGCACCACTTAGTCCTGTTTCTGCAATGAGTTCCAAGGAATATTTCCTTTGGTGCATTAAGATTCCATGTTTAGATCTAGCAAATTCAATTCCTAGGAAGTATTTTAAATCTCCTAGATCCTTCATCTGAACACCTTCTTTAAATCTGCTTTAATCTCTTCTATGACATTGATACTGTCTCAAATTATGAGCATATCATCCACATAGATAAGAACTGTCACAACCCCAACTTTTTATTTCTTGATGAATAAAGAGTGATCCAACTCACTTTGTTTGAACTGAAGATTGATCAAGGCTTCAGACAACTTAGTATTCTATTgtcttggagcttgtttgagaccatagagGGATTTTCTAAGTCTACACACTGTCTTCTCCCCTTGTCTTTGAAATCCTTGAGGCATTTCCATATAAATCTCATCAAACAAATCACCCTGAAGGAAGGCATTAAATACATCCATCTGATGTATATGCCACTGATTTTGAGCAGCAATGGTTAAGATTGTCCTAATAGTTTTCATCTTAACAACTGGGGAAAAAGTCTCTTGATAGTCAATCCCTTCCTTTTGACTATACCCCTTAGCTACAAGTATAGCCTTTAGTCTTTCAATTTCACCTGTTGACTTATATTTAATCTTATAAATCCACTTACATCCTATAGGCTTTATTTCCCTTCAGGTAGTTTAACAATTTCCTAGGTCTGATTTCCTTCAAGTGCAGAGATTTCTGAATGCATGGCTTCAGAACATATTAGCTAAATATGTCTCATGGAAAGCAAATAACTGATCATATGCTATGTAGTTGGCCATAGCATAGGGTCCATCTTGAGCACTTAGTGACACAAAATCTTTCATCCACAAGGGTGGCCTCCTTTCCCTTTCTAATCTTCTGTACTCCTGAATATTATCCATATAGTCAGTGTGAGGTATTGAATGACCATTTCTTTGATGATCAACTTCTGGTGGATGTGGTGGAGGAATTGTAGATGATAGAGGTGGATTTAATCCTTCACCGGCTTCCAATTCCTAATAGCTCAATTCAACTTGTTGAAATATGCTTGGATCAGCATCTTGTTTCACTAGTGTGAATGGAAACACATCTTCCTTGAAAATAACATCTCTGTTGataaagaaagagttagttttAATATCATAAAGAATGTAGCCCTTTGGTACTTCTTAGTATCCCATAAGTACAGCAGGCCTTGCTCTAAACTTAAGCTTATATAGTTCTTGAACTATTTTAGCATAGCAAATACATCCTATAACCCTGAGATAACTTATAGAAGGTTTTCTATCATATAATCTTTCAAAAGGAGTTTTATTGTTGATAACAGAACTAGGTAACTTGTTTATAATATAGGTTGCAGCTTGTACACAACAACCCCAAAACTGTATAGGAATATATGCTTGAAACCTTATAGCTCTAGTTAGTTCAAGAATGTGTTTGTATTTctttcacgacccgaaccggggccctggacgtgacgagtattccgaaccctaaggcccaaaacacccctatctgtctggtaatcatgcacacaattcttatgataaaagaaatgcgaaagatacacaatataacgtaAACATGGTCAATAATCATATGCGTATAATAatggggaaataatgtcccacactctcaaatcaacatctctaaaaccgtctgcaaaatctctactacatgactgaaatgataactatctgaaaactgggacaaggccccaatagacccaaaactactaaatgataaatgaaatagcagACATCAgtccttccgaaatatagaaggctcaccacttacTTCTGCGATCTGTCGAAAGAAATCTACTGGTtaccttccgaaatatagaaggctcaccacttaatTCTGTGATCTATCGAAAGAAATCTCCTGGTTATCTGGACTCCTaaactgtgcctccgaacctgggagggaagggggtcaatacaaaagtactggtacgcagagaaatcaaaatagaaatataatatttttacacaatataggtgagacccattataaagcagtttcatatcaaatcatttgaaaaaaaacacatgggcataatgtaatagttttcaataccaatgtaatgcgattgagctaggtggaacaCCCTAAAATTGTAATTCCACGGCTATGTGGAATCAGCCTCTggtgctcggcggccaagcctccaatccaagtagccgccaggatttggagccggtataccccccatgtgagtacaccgcagggaatccccccatgtgagatgtcccaattattttattatcctcccatgtaggatacaatatcatatgatccgcatcggcaactacggtttccagcgatgagccctttcactcaaacgccttcttcgggcatccacctttctcatgaaaatcaatgcattcaaactttgttcaaatcaatcacatgtcatactctgtagggtatagtcatacccgacttgcaagtcatcttgcaagtcatcagtatcatatgattctcttcattcaatcatcatatgcaacatatttcaacatgaacaaaacaaccctctctttgaaagtcaaaaaccatatccaaatcatgactttttttaagacatttcatgacatgcatttcaagatgatttcaaacatttcacatcatatgaggatttaatacaaaattttatcaagagaggggttccatgtaaatcatgctctcaatttatcatcattatgaaacacatatgtatacatatataatatatcaaatcattttggggaaaggcctaaaagaccacaacaatatcattaaaacatttaaaacataattatattctaaatttcaaaacccccatttttgaaaacatgaattttaaagcccatgagatttttttgagataaccccacgtacctctatttccaaagataatagatgtttcttgaagcttgcggattggtgattccgaatatgtaattatcttcgaaaacctacggtcgaatcttgaactatttggatttttattttgaaatcctaaggagtgttcttgagcaattttgatgaatgaaggtgtattttggtgtttgagggattaaatcccgtgttggtggtatatataggggtggaggatgaccaaaatacacctaaggaacaattaaggtcaaatctgtccctcagttgacagttTGATAGGCTGGAGTAAATAGATTACAACATTTTACTCATAtactcaaattggatgaaaccaactgCATTTGAAAtaggactcaaagatctttcgTTTGATATATTATACATCACACAGTTTATTATatacagggagttatgatcgtttgaagttgaccctgaaatgctgaaaactgggcaataggctatgcgttttgctactgttttgaaatccaaatgcaGCCTTATGTGTTTCAaaaaattccgaaacttatccgagatgtacaATGAGCTTGCCcgatcgtaacgcaacttgaaaatctaaaaacggatgtcgggaaggttgaaaatttatatcccgaagattgccagctaaaatgactctaagtcctcattacacttagaaaaattttcaagtttttaagtctaagggcactctattaaaggctaatccatgcacgacttttacggggtgttacattatctcccccttaggatcattcgtcctcgaatgatgggtaggaacctTTTGAAGCCTTAAAGATATGGAATAatgcggacatgatatgtttctctaagaaagaatacactgatctgaaacatgactataaggctggaactactgatgttctaaattcttataccggacatgcatatctgatgcatggaatacatgactgaacctattcataagctgaattctcataatgaacatgcatatttgatgcatggatctgtgactgagttgttctcatgaacgcaggactaaatacactgataagttgaactttttctattgaagaagcatttctaatgcatgcatatctgactgaactgacgtatgaatgtatgactgaatacgcaatgatagCTGGTGCgaggcttgtaataagaatctaatctatgcatgcaactgaatgaggtatctctcccttgggatcttATGttcctctatgaatgctcaattcactaagatactcggggaactgaggcgatgcacagggcacctacgaattgaatcataactgaacctttggaatctgaatctaatgcatgacgcATAAACTGATCTATACTTGcaattactagtatactctatcttggaatagtagcatgtctgagatttcgggtagcatgaataaatgaaaagacgagaaaacaagccATGCGAATCTGCTTGTTAAACTGACTTACTaactatacagactgaattatgctggaccttcatacttaactggagtattctcttcaacactctctctaaggaagttctagcagtaatagggagccaaaaatcttgggtatggattacataagacatccaactaaggaaatcacaacattgacactactctgcagtctggaatatagacatataactcttaaattaggatagaattttcagacctttggcaatacaacttcttactttcaggcgTAGCGCACttcccgaatatcccttaactatactattccctataaatatgatattcattcaattcagcttaaaTTTCTCAtatgacaaatctttctactagtGTCTAAAATAACTTAatatgccttaccacttcaatgactactctgaactcttaatatgaagtcgctaaaGCATATTgtgaccttccactacaatcccaaaacgtcattcatgcctaatttataaccacatgttaacttcaaggcaaacacccataaatacatacttcacatagtttcaaaactattatcaatataactcccacgcgctatcctaaaaacatacacacgcaaacttttccactaaccatcacatgtatcaaagacttggccccaaatcttacttcatacttatggccatatctaaacaagcatactatgatcttccatcaacaagaacatttacatcatcaccactatcattgcatagggagggtcactaaaaggttaaaacataagaccccgaagcatgaaaagatttttatatgggactgagcacactataaagagtgagtacatgtgccataagttgcatgacctcaactagagttcataacataaggaatgtgattccgactacttgaatgaactagaactcattatcttggaactgaaagagtacgtgactctctatcatatacagggatcatgaactatgatcacggaACTGAATCGTAAGGCATGAATAAGCACCCGaataactgaaaaaaatactgaggtaggaataggttgagattcaccctcactttctgatgttttaaatcatactgcatcactactagaatctgagagccttattTGGTCATTCGTtctgtcatctcccccttagcttcaagtcattatctagagtttgggagatcctttaccagattctaactgaactacacttactgcactctaggatctgaaaaaaaattacaatacatgcatatcatagaacttagcCCGAATGACTACCTTCCAGGATACACTTTATCTTTCTCTggccaccaatagtcatagtataatgcttgcacacttattctatcggttcaaccttcaaaagtcAAGCTTAGAtgctaacacttaacatggatatcaccaagcctttgatgaaccatatctCTTTCGACAGAGCCTACCACTATTGCGACTCCAAATTTATAtccctctactatgagaatcaagatcatcgCAAAAGgcccaacactatcaatcaaaacaccttaacatggctatttagatcaccatataccatctaactagtatttatccacttaacaattcaatggtaccactagccacgcACAATaagtaatagccttagaaagaatgccgcaacctcatgtcaccttaggcatacttctacatcatacatacaatatcatacatcactaAGAATCAAATAAACCTAATCTCTTGCGTACACCactcaagcctattagatcacttccataaaacCGGTATCATTACCCAATCAATCATCACAACTACCTTAATAGCCATCAACTGtgcaaacttaatgtctagttcTAAACATGACTTACAATCTAACCTTACACATAATTCTCACTTGGACACtacaaaataaacatcaagaaacactagtatgCTAGAACTTCACAACCACAacaatcgatcatgaccttacggtcttccttatcataactcattagcacgtactatttcaacacatcaagcctactaatttaatctcacaaaatatacatcattaatctcatgccaacATTTTTTTCACCACCACATTCTACACTTAAA
The Capsicum annuum cultivar UCD-10X-F1 chromosome 6, UCD10Xv1.1, whole genome shotgun sequence DNA segment above includes these coding regions:
- the LOC107874542 gene encoding secreted RxLR effector protein 161-like codes for the protein MKDLGDLKYFLGIEFARSKHGILMHQRKYSLELIAETGLSGAKPSATYVDTNTKQTIKEFGDYIKSTESSVVNDSLADQGKYQRLIGKLLYFTTTRPDISFAVQTLSQYLQQPKHYHMEAAMRVVRYIKNNPGQGVLLSGKSNTDITTYYDADWAACPHPRKSVSGYFVKLGDSLVSWKSKKQNTVSRSSAESEYRSMATTVTELVWILG